One part of the Candidatus Eisenbacteria bacterium genome encodes these proteins:
- a CDS encoding PEGA domain-containing protein — MRFLVALLVAGFPLLARAGEPAAPTGILGVHGTAGASVSIDGRPIGEVPVESIVLPRGIHTIRLSKRGYETREERIWIGPERGESRVLYLREKRRQDALWRNLLVPGWGAYYTERPIHAAAVLFLEAAVLGYAYHQDGVFHDRKDDHENAALAYDRAVDDVAIAAARAERDRAYDRMASAETNRDRALLAAAVVYGLSALDVFFRFPYEHDPDAGRIALRTGFSERGGAPVLALRITF; from the coding sequence TTGCGTTTTTTAGTCGCGCTTCTCGTTGCAGGGTTTCCGCTTCTCGCGCGGGCGGGCGAGCCGGCCGCACCGACCGGGATCCTCGGCGTTCACGGAACCGCGGGCGCTTCGGTCTCGATCGACGGCCGGCCGATCGGCGAGGTCCCCGTCGAATCGATCGTCCTCCCCCGCGGGATCCACACGATCCGTCTCTCGAAACGCGGGTACGAAACCCGCGAGGAAAGGATTTGGATCGGTCCGGAGCGGGGCGAATCGCGCGTGCTCTACCTCCGCGAGAAGAGAAGACAGGACGCGCTTTGGAGAAACCTGCTCGTCCCAGGCTGGGGAGCGTACTACACCGAGCGCCCGATTCATGCCGCCGCCGTGTTGTTCCTCGAGGCGGCGGTGCTCGGCTACGCGTACCATCAAGACGGCGTCTTCCACGATCGCAAGGACGACCACGAGAACGCCGCTCTCGCCTACGACCGCGCGGTCGACGACGTGGCGATCGCGGCCGCGCGCGCGGAGCGCGACCGCGCGTACGATCGCATGGCGTCGGCGGAGACGAACCGGGACCGCGCGCTCCTCGCGGCGGCGGTCGTCTACGGCCTCTCCGCGCTCGACGTGTTCTTCCGGTTCCCTTACGAGCACGATCCGGACGCAGGAAGGATCGCGCTGCGTACGGGGTTTTCGGAACGCGGCGGGGCGCCCGTTCTCGCGCTTCGCATTACGTTTTAG